The genome window TCTCATTCTGAACGATTACTGCGCCATCATGGATGGGCGCACGAGTCATAAATATGGAGCAGAGGAGGTCGGCAGTGACTTCCCCATTGATAACTACGCCACTTTCAATATAGTTGCGCAGTCCTGTATTCTGCTCAAGGATAATTAAAGCACCGAAACCTTTCTTGCTAAGCCTCTCCAGGGCTTTGATAATCTCGTCAATGAAAACTAACTTCTCGCTAAAAAATGATCTCAGCACAGGACCCTTCCCAATCTGCGCCAGGACGCTTCTGAGTTCCGGCTGAAAGACAATAACTATGGCAATTACTCCTGCAACCCAGACACCCTTCAATATCCAACTCACGGTCTGGAAGTGGAGTGCCCGGGCCGCAAAGGTGGCTAAAATTAGAATGAATATCCCCCGCAGAACCTGAATGGCGCGAGTGCCTTTGAGCAACATAAACAATTTATATGTTATGTATGCTACGATTAGAATGTCTAAGATATTAACCAGGTACCTTCGCCAAAGCAATGCCAAAAATTCCATCTTCTATATCCCCCAAACTATCATAACTAAGTATTATTGCCTCATTCCGTATATTCTATCCATCCAACTCCTAAATCTTTTCCTGATCCCTTCTTTCATCACCATTCTTTGCTTTTTCACTCTGGCTCTAAAGGTAGGGGGTTGCCTTCTCCTGGGGTATCTTCGACCAGGAATTATTCTTAACTCTTTTCCCACCTGTTCACAAATATCCAGGACCCTGTCCAATTGTTCAGTGGTGTGGGTAGCCATATAACTGGTGCGAATTACAGCTTTCCCTTTGGGAACGGCTGGACTGACAAAGGGGTTGGAGAATATGCCATTATCAAAGAGAATTCTCCGCATTTTAAAGGCTGTTATATCATCTCCCACGAGAAGAGGAATGATAGGGGTTTCACTGGCGCCTGTATCGTATCCCATCTCCTGGAAGCCTTTTTTCATCTTTCTGGTATTTCTCCATAATTGTTCTCGGCGCTCAGGTTCCTCTTCTATAATCTTCAATGCTTCTAAAACTACAACTACAGAAGCCGGTGGAGGGCTGGCACTAAAGATTAATGCCCGCGAATGGTGCTTCAAGTAGTGAATCACCTCTTCAGGGCCAACGATAAATCCTCCAATAGAAGCCAGAGACTTGCTGCAGGTTCCCATTACGATGTCCACTTCATCCTCTAAACCAAAATGCTCAGCTGTCCCTCTACCACCTCTCCCCAAAACGCCAATGGAATGGGCATCGTCAACCATAATTCTGGCTCCATACTTTTTGCCCAACTTCGCTATCCCCGGCAATTCGGCAATGTCTCCCTCTGTGCTGAATACTCCATCCACCACGATGAGTTTACCTCGTTCGGGTTCGATGGGCTCCAGAGTCCTCTCTAAATCTTCCATATTATTGTGCCTGAACCTTTTCGTCTCACCAAAAGAGAGCCGACAGCCGTCAATGATGCTGGCATGGTCAAGTTTATCAGTAATAACCACGTCGTCCTTTCCCACTAAGCCGGCAATAGTGCCTAAGTTGGTAAGAAATCCCGTAGTAAAAAAGAGAGCTGCTTCCTTTCTTTCAAACTCAGCCAGCTTCGACTCCAGTTCCTCATGAATATCGAAAGTCCCGTTCAAGAACCTGGAACCAGTACAACCTGTGCCATATTTTCTTAAAGCCCTGGCTGCTGCCCTTTTGAGTCTGGGGTGGGTGGTAAGTCCCAGATAGTCATTCGAGCCAATCATAATCATTGGTTTACCATTGACAATAACTTCCGGGTCCTGAGCAGACTCAATTGTATTGAAATAGGGATAGAAGCCGCCCGCCATTACTTCCCTGGCAGCTGTAAATTTGCCGCATTTTTCAAAAATATCCATTTCTCCCTCCTAATGTAAAAAAGAAAAAAGGGGACAGGCTACTTTTTTATGAAAATGGTAGCCGACGGCTTTAGCCGGCGAATAGAAAAAAGTACCTGTCACTTTTTGTTTAGAGCCAGCCATTGTCTTTATACCAGCTGGCTGTTATCTTCAGTCCTTCTTCTAAGCTAACCTTGGGCTTAAAACCCAGACTTTCTCTTGCTTTGGTTATATCACAGAACCATCCATTATGGAGTATCTCTTTTGCCTTCTGCCTGTTGATTAAAACTGGCTTATGGGTTATTCCTGAGGAAATTTCTGCTAAAAAAGCCGATGCCAAAATCAGCCAACGGGGTATGTTTATCTTGATTGTTTTTATTCCCATTACCTGGGCTGCTATATCCGCAGCTTCTTTCCAGGAATACGACCTTTCATCGGCAATAAAGTAAGTCTCGCCACTGGAATTTTCATTTTCTGCCGCCAAAACCATTCCCTCTACCAGGTCTCCAACATATAATGCATTAAAATGCCCTTCTCCTTTTCCCGGGACAGGTCTTATTTTTCTCTTAAGAAATTTAAAATATGTGTATACGTCTTTATCCCGGGGTCCGTAAATTACCGGCGCTCTAATAATCAGGACCGGCAATCTGTCACTATAACTATGAACCACAATTTCTCCCTTAAGTTTACTTTTACCATAGTCGGTGATTGGCTGACAATCTTCCTCGCCATTAGGATTAATCGGTCCCGCTGCTGCCTGGGTGGAGAGATATAGGAACTTCTTTATCTTTCGATTTGTTTTATTACATACTTCGAGTAAATTCCTTGTTCCCAGAAAATTCACCCGGTAGTAGGTCTCTCTATCCACAGCCCTCACTACTCCTGCCAGGTGATAGACATAATCCGCACCTTCTACTGCTTTATACAAACTATCTTTTTCTGTGCAGTCTCCATAAACAAATTCTACATCCAGCCCATTGAGCCAGTTGAGATTGCTTGTCTTACGCACGAGGCAGGTAACCGAGTATCCTCTCTTTTTTAATGCTTCCACCAGATGGCTACCAATAAATCCGTTACTACCACTTACCAATGCTCTCATTCAATTCGCTCCACCAGTTCCATAATTGCCCTTACTGTTTCCTCAGCCGCCTTTGGTCTTGCTAACACTTGAGCTTTTCGGCTCATCTCTTCTATCTTCTGAGGGAATAACAATAATTCTTCTATAACTTCCGGCAGGTCCTTTAAATGGTCTACTGCCAAAGCTGCCCCTTCATCAATCAGGTATCGACCATTTCTCTCTTCCTGCCCGGGAATTGGTTTAACAATAATTAGCGGTAGACCCTTGGCTAATGCTTCGGCACTGGTCAGTCCGCCGGGCTTGGTAATTATCAGGTCACTGGCGTCCATCAAGCTGTCCATGCTGTTAGTGTAACTGAGCACTTTAGTGGTAAATGCCAGTTTTCTTCCCATTTTCTTTGCTCTCAGCCAGAGCCTCTTGTTTCTGCCGGCAACTATAATTGCCTGAAAGGGAGCATTCACCTGAGAGAGTAACCTCAGAATTCTCCGTACCGGAATCATGCCCCGGCTTCCCCCTGCAATTAACAGCGTAGTCACCTCGCGAGACAGCCCTAATTCCTTTCTCTTCTTCAGTTTATCACAAGAACTCATAAATTTAGGGTCAATGGGAATGCCTATCTCCTTTATCTTTCTTCCGGGAATACCTCTGTCCACAAGAGTATCTTTTGTCTCTTCTGTGGGTACAATGTACAGGTCTACCTTGTCATGAAGCCAATAAGGGTGAACTAAAT of bacterium contains these proteins:
- the cdaA gene encoding diadenylate cyclase CdaA, whose protein sequence is MEFLALLWRRYLVNILDILIVAYITYKLFMLLKGTRAIQVLRGIFILILATFAARALHFQTVSWILKGVWVAGVIAIVIVFQPELRSVLAQIGKGPVLRSFFSEKLVFIDEIIKALERLSKKGFGALIILEQNTGLRNYIESGVVINGEVTADLLCSIFMTRAPIHDGAVIVQNERLIAAGCVLPLTHEPGVTKILGTRHRAAIGITEVSDAWAIVVSEETGDISLARNGKLERKIDIKELHSEITQLYKAKLEEAKEEFIQI
- a CDS encoding pyridoxal phosphate-dependent aminotransferase family protein; translated protein: MDIFEKCGKFTAAREVMAGGFYPYFNTIESAQDPEVIVNGKPMIMIGSNDYLGLTTHPRLKRAAARALRKYGTGCTGSRFLNGTFDIHEELESKLAEFERKEAALFFTTGFLTNLGTIAGLVGKDDVVITDKLDHASIIDGCRLSFGETKRFRHNNMEDLERTLEPIEPERGKLIVVDGVFSTEGDIAELPGIAKLGKKYGARIMVDDAHSIGVLGRGGRGTAEHFGLEDEVDIVMGTCSKSLASIGGFIVGPEEVIHYLKHHSRALIFSASPPPASVVVVLEALKIIEEEPERREQLWRNTRKMKKGFQEMGYDTGASETPIIPLLVGDDITAFKMRRILFDNGIFSNPFVSPAVPKGKAVIRTSYMATHTTEQLDRVLDICEQVGKELRIIPGRRYPRRRQPPTFRARVKKQRMVMKEGIRKRFRSWMDRIYGMRQ
- a CDS encoding NAD-dependent epimerase/dehydratase family protein, encoding MRALVSGSNGFIGSHLVEALKKRGYSVTCLVRKTSNLNWLNGLDVEFVYGDCTEKDSLYKAVEGADYVYHLAGVVRAVDRETYYRVNFLGTRNLLEVCNKTNRKIKKFLYLSTQAAAGPINPNGEEDCQPITDYGKSKLKGEIVVHSYSDRLPVLIIRAPVIYGPRDKDVYTYFKFLKRKIRPVPGKGEGHFNALYVGDLVEGMVLAAENENSSGETYFIADERSYSWKEAADIAAQVMGIKTIKINIPRWLILASAFLAEISSGITHKPVLINRQKAKEILHNGWFCDITKARESLGFKPKVSLEEGLKITASWYKDNGWL
- a CDS encoding glycosyltransferase, which produces MRNRILFFYSSPDSGHHRAAQALQSAFSLYSDVETLALDSIECAYPRMGRVIISWYTKVIKNIPLIWRVLYDNHDFAIATKDFRKFFNRLYFTKMEKILKEHKPDVIICTQAAPCHVAAAYKGERGNGLPLVAVITDYLVHPYWLHDKVDLYIVPTEETKDTLVDRGIPGRKIKEIGIPIDPKFMSSCDKLKKRKELGLSREVTTLLIAGGSRGMIPVRRILRLLSQVNAPFQAIIVAGRNKRLWLRAKKMGRKLAFTTKVLSYTNSMDSLMDASDLIITKPGGLTSAEALAKGLPLIIVKPIPGQEERNGRYLIDEGAALAVDHLKDLPEVIEELLLFPQKIEEMSRKAQVLARPKAAEETVRAIMELVERIE